The following coding sequences lie in one Anticarsia gemmatalis isolate Benzon Research Colony breed Stoneville strain chromosome 16, ilAntGemm2 primary, whole genome shotgun sequence genomic window:
- the LOC142979382 gene encoding uncharacterized protein LOC142979382 isoform X2 yields the protein MDIRPPHIHEVLSSLLQSAWDHGECNLRRNVRHFKHVIILTTLAAVASAMPSYIAVPADQIAFVDLTALRARRVPRQTLAPPPLPQLPQALYQQDYHPIQLQPYQQQPIALAPPQENEAPARLVRVQNQPQDVAGAATLGASSQYAERPPDFGEYVDFGAHTGDNGAFGWYADFPVNNHDDSGYRK from the exons atggacattcgtccgcctcatatacacgaagtcctgtcatcgctgctccagtctgcctgggaccacggcgagtgcaacctgcgccgaaacgttaggcattttaag CACGTGATAATCCTGACAACGTTAGCAGCCGTGGCGTCCGCGATGCCGTCATACATCGCGGTGCCGGCGGACCAGATCGCCTTCGTGGACCTGACAGCACTGCGAGCACGCAGGGTGCCGCGGCAGACCCTCGCGCCACCCCCGCTCCCGCAGCTACCACAAGCGTTGTACCAACAGGATTATCACCCCATACAACTGCAGCCGTATCAGCAGCAAC CGATCGCCCTGGCCCCTCCCCAAGAAAATGAAGCACCGGCCAGACTAGTAAGAGTCCAGAATCAACCACAAGATGTGGCAGGAGCAGCTACTCTGGGTGCAAGCTCGCAATACGCGGAGAGGCCTCCAGACTTCGGTGAATACGTGGACTTCGGAGCCCACACCGGCGACAACGGTGCCTTTGGCTGGTATGCTGACTTCCCCGTCAATAACCATGACGATTCTGGTTACAGGAAATAG
- the LOC142979382 gene encoding uncharacterized protein LOC142979382 isoform X1 produces MQRESLKVMIANRYGSDIAKQIRDLEYLRRKRARVETSLIFLTKCRDWNLLPTCVRIKPRSDIAHSRNILNNASERLLRQLIRNKHSELNRIHSELYVLHVKCSVSLSREDYDLCDRVTYLQASRTFELCSETHERKFSKEYNRRYVEKNTSPAVPDPLTKTVVNLSNVSLDQPTMNILAKGMNFALTPKRIPFESVISSVEETIARNKIPPGDADTLRQDVAVILRKSKVPASNTTAEERQALKLIRDNRDILVLKADKGNATVVMNTTDYQQKVRDLLCDNKVYKPVSYNPTTRVTRRIRTLIQDNKDLFTEDEYERLYKPKSHQPPKLYGLPKIHKSNVPLRPIVSQIASPTYDLAKYVASVLQPLVGNTPSFVKDSRHFVQIIKDLRLESGDVMVSFDVESLFTNVPIKECLDVVKTKLEDNEMPFNYIDLLKNCLDGNYFLFQGQHYLQIDGVAMGSPVAPALANLWMEHFEEKALALGPKTIRLWKRYVDDIFCIIQGGQQEVDQYLEHLNSIHPKMRFTYEMETDRSLSFLDVRVAAKPDGSLSHCVYRKPTHTDRYLHATSHHHPRHLQSVMTSLKNRAHDLCDPEHVGKELEHVQEVLRMNGYHVSRRRNRITKRSKHPEVNRQPAYLPYVRGVTDKIGNVLKQYSISTVFTPGAKVSSMVGTPKDVLPFQTPGVYKINCSCGSSYIGQTKRSIAERVKEHIAAVKNRQISKSAIAEHLLEAGTNHWIEFHRPQVLSTERHFYSRIVREAIEIKKHPNFNREDGFKLSATWNPVITVTKPRYVSQSVSSQNRDTVSVVCVGGRKNQNMRVDGHSSASYTRSPVIAAPVCLGPRRVQPAPKR; encoded by the coding sequence atgcaacgcgagagtttaaaagttatgattgcaaaccgctacgggtcggacattgcaaaacaaatacgtgacctagaatatttacgtcggaaacgtgcgcgagtggaaacatcgttgatatttttaactaagtgtcgcgattggaacttattacctacgtgtgtacgtatcaaaccgcgtagtgacattgcgcattcccgtaatattctaaataacgcgagtgaacggcttctgagacaattaatacggaacaaacacagtgagcttaaccgtattcatagcgagttatacgtgttacatgtgaagtgtagtgttagtttatcacgcgaagattacgacttgtgtgatcgggtaacgtatcttcaggcttctcggaccttcgagttgtgtagtgaaacccatgagcgtaagttctcgaaggagtacaaccgaaggtatgtcgagaaaaatacgtcaccggctgtacccgatccactgactaaaaccgtcgtaaacctttcaaatgtgagtttagaCCAACCTACGATGAATATCTTGGCCAAAGGCATGAACTTCGCACTAACGCCTAAGCGAATTCCgttcgaaagtgtaatcagtagcgtcgaggaaacgattgctcgtaataaaataccgcccggcgacgccgataccctgcgacaggacgttgcggttatattacgaaaatcgaaggttccagcgagtaataccactgcagaagagcgtcaagcactgaaacttattcgggataaccgggatatattagtgcttaaggccgacaagggaaacgccactgtagtgatgaatacaactgattaccaacagaaagttcgggatttgttatgtgataacaaggtatataaaccggtatcatataaccctacgactagagtaacacgacgaatacggacgctgatacaggacaacaaggaccttttcacggaagacgagtacgaaagactgtataaaccgaagtcgcaccaaccaccgaaattatatggcctgcccaaaatacacaagtccaacgtaccactgcggcctatcgtgagtcaaatcgcctctcctacttacgaccttgcaaagtacgttgcgtcagtattgcagccacttgtgggaaatacaccgtcttttgtgaaagattcgcggcacttcgtccagattattaaggaccttagattggaatcgggcgatgtcatggtgagttttgacgtcgagtcgctcttcaccaatgttccaattaaggagtgtttggacgtggtaaagaccaagctagaggacaacgagatgccgtttaactatattgatcttcttaaaaactgtttggacggcaactacttccttttccaaggccaacattaccttcagattgatggcgtcgcaatgggcagccccgttgcccctgcactggctaatctctggatggagcactttgaggagaaagcattggcactcggaccaaaaaccatacggctttggaaaagatatgtggacgacatcttctgcattatccaaggaggtcaacaggaagtagatcaatatctagaacacctaaactccattcaccctaagatgaggttcacctacgaaatggagacggacaggtcgttgtcattcctagatgtgagggttgccgcgaaacccgatggatccttatcacactgtgtttaccggaaaccgacacacacagatagatacctgcacgctacatcacatcaccatccccgtcacttgcagtccgttatgacgtcactgaagaacagagctcatgacctctgtgaccctgaacatgttgggaaggagctggaacatgttcaggaggtactacgaatgaacggataccacgtaagtcgacgaaggaacaggatcacgaaacggagtaaacatccggaggtcaacagacagcccgcctacttgccctacgtcagaggagtgactgataagatagggaatgtattgaaacaatacagcatcagcacagtattcacgccgggggcaaaagtcagcagcatggtgggcacaccgaaggatgtactaccgtttcaaacaccaggtgtctacaagatcaactgcagctgcggtagttcctacataggccagactaagcggtcgatagctgaaagggtcaaggaacatatcgccgctgttaagaaccgtcaaatcagcaagtcagccattgcggaacatctactcgaagcaggaactaatcactggattgaattccatcgccctcaagtcctctccactgaacgacatttctactcgaggattgttcgtgaagcgatcgaaatcaagaaacatccaaatttcaatcgggaagacggcttcaaattatccgcgacgtggaatccagtgattactgttacaaaacctcgctatgtttcgcaatcggttagctcacagaatagggacacggttagtgtagtgtgtgttggcggtaggaaaaatcaaaatatgagggtggatggacattcgtccgcctcatatacacgaagtcctgtcatcgctgctccagtctgcctgggaccacggcgagtgcaacctgcgccgaaacgttag
- the LOC142979382 gene encoding uncharacterized protein LOC142979382 isoform X3 yields the protein MHVIILTTLAAVASAMPSYIAVPADQIAFVDLTALRARRVPRQTLAPPPLPQLPQALYQQDYHPIQLQPYQQQPIALAPPQENEAPARLVRVQNQPQDVAGAATLGASSQYAERPPDFGEYVDFGAHTGDNGAFGWYADFPVNNHDDSGYRK from the exons ATG CACGTGATAATCCTGACAACGTTAGCAGCCGTGGCGTCCGCGATGCCGTCATACATCGCGGTGCCGGCGGACCAGATCGCCTTCGTGGACCTGACAGCACTGCGAGCACGCAGGGTGCCGCGGCAGACCCTCGCGCCACCCCCGCTCCCGCAGCTACCACAAGCGTTGTACCAACAGGATTATCACCCCATACAACTGCAGCCGTATCAGCAGCAAC CGATCGCCCTGGCCCCTCCCCAAGAAAATGAAGCACCGGCCAGACTAGTAAGAGTCCAGAATCAACCACAAGATGTGGCAGGAGCAGCTACTCTGGGTGCAAGCTCGCAATACGCGGAGAGGCCTCCAGACTTCGGTGAATACGTGGACTTCGGAGCCCACACCGGCGACAACGGTGCCTTTGGCTGGTATGCTGACTTCCCCGTCAATAACCATGACGATTCTGGTTACAGGAAATAG